A stretch of Gossypium hirsutum isolate 1008001.06 chromosome A06, Gossypium_hirsutum_v2.1, whole genome shotgun sequence DNA encodes these proteins:
- the LOC107893656 gene encoding pentatricopeptide repeat-containing protein At2g33760-like isoform X1: protein MASFHGNQTTSSTTTLTHSPIYHSIILAGPRLKPLQQIHARIIITGLGRTRSLITKLLSFAYAAASPISYTRRLFFSIPKPDTFLFHSLITLTSKFSFPQESLLCYRRMLLANISSSNYTFSAVIKSSADLTAFSIGETIHCHVYICGYGLDAYVQAALVSFYAKSGHVMIARKVFDKMPEKTVVAWNSMISGYEQNGFGKEAVELFFLMQDLGVKPDSSTFVSLLSACAQVGAIGLGFWVHEYIARNCFDLNVVLGTALMNMYSRCGNVSKAREVFDSMEEKNIVAWTAMISGYGMHGHGSQAIELFNEMSFDGPRPNNVTFVAVLSACAHAGLVDEGRQIFTTMKQEYGLVPSVEHQVCMVDMLGRAGHLNEAYQFIKNTSPKEPAPAVWTAMLGACKMHKNFDLGVEVAEHLLSIEPENPGHYVMLSNIYALAGRMDRVEKIRNIMIRNRLKKEVGYSTIDVDHKVYSFSMGDKSHPESNQIYLYLDELMSRCREAGYIPASESVMHEVEEEEREYALRYHSEKLAIALGLLKTGPGVAIRIVKNLRMCEDCHTAIKYISIIANREINVRDRLRFHHFKDGSCSCQDYW, encoded by the coding sequence ATGGCAAGTTTCCATGGAAACCAAACAACTTCGTCAACCACCACCCTTACGCATTCACCAATCTACCACTCAATTATCCTAGCAGGCCCACGTCTCAAACCTCTTCAACAAATCCATGCACGGATCATCATCACCGGCTTGGGTCGTACCCGATCTCTCATCACCAAATTACTTTCTTTTGCTTACGCCGCCGCTTCACCCATTAGCTACACTCGTCGCCTCTTCTTTTCCATCCCCAAACCAGATACTTTTCTCTTTCATTCTTTAATTACTTTAACCTCTAAATTCAGTTTCCCTCAAGAATCCCTTCTCTGCTATCGCCGGATGTTATTAGCCAATATTTCATCTTCAAATTACACATTCTCCGCTGTGATTAAATCTTCTGCCGATTTAACGGCTTTTAGTATAGGCGAAACTATTCATTGTCATGTTTACATTTGTGGGTACGGTTTGGATGCTTATGTTCAAGCTGCTCTTGTGAGTTTTTATGCTAAATCTGGTCATGTGATGATTGCCCGTAAAGTTTTTGATAAAATGCCTGAGAAAACAGTGGTAGCTTGGAATTCGATGATCTCAGGATATGAGCAGAATGGATTTGGAAAAGAAGCAGTTGAGTTGTTTTTTTTGATGCAAGATTTGGGAGTTAAACCGGATTCCTCAACATTTGTTAGTTTGTTATCTGCTTGTGCTCAGGTAGGTGCAATTGGTTTAGGCTTTTGGGTGCATGAGTATATTGCTAGAAACTGTTTTGATCTGAATGTGGTGCTTGGTACcgcattgatgaatatgtattcGAGATGCGGAAATGTTAGCAAAGCAAGAGAAGTTTTTGATTCAATGGAGGAAAAGAATATTGTTGCTTGGACTGCTATGATTTCAGGGTATGGAATGCATGGTCATGGCAGCCAAGCGATTGAGCTGTTCAATGAAATGAGTTTTGATGGTCCACGACCCAATAATGTTACATTTGTTGCGGTCTTGTCGGCTTGTGCTCATGCAGGGCTCGTAGATGAAGGGCGCCAGATATTTACCACCATGAAGCAGGAGTATGGATTGGTGCCATCAGTGGAGCATCAGGTTTGTATGGTGGATATGCTTGGGCGTGCCGGACACTTGAACGAAGCATATCAGTTTATCAAAAACACATCACCTAAAGAGCCAGCTCCAGCAGTCTGGACCGCGATGCTTGGGGCTTGCAAGATGCATAAAAATTTCGATCTTGGAGTAGAAGTGGCAGAGCATCTTTTAAGCATCGAGCCTGAAAATCCTGGCCATTATGTAATGCTTTCGAATATCTATGCATTAGCTGGTAGGATGGATCGAGTGGAAAAGATCCGAAACATAATGATAAGAAATCGTTTGAAGAAGGAAGTTGGTTATAGCACAATAGATGTTGATCATAAGGTTTATTCATTTAGCATGGGTGACAAGTCCCATCCCGAGTCAAATCAAATTTATCTGTATTTAGATGAGTTGATGAGTAGGTGCAGAGAAGCTGGCTATATACCGGCATCTGAATCTGTGATGCATGAAGTGGAAGAAGAGGAGAGGGAATATGCCCTTAGATATCACAGTGAGAAGCTCGCAATAGCATTAGGACTATTAAAAACCGGCCCCGGTGTGGCCATCAGGATTGTCAAGAACCTTCGAATGTGCGAGGACTGTCACACTGCTATTAAATATATCTCAATTATTGCTAATAGAGAGATTAACGTTCGTGATAGACTTCggtttcatcattttaaagatGGCTCGTGCTCTTGTCAAGACTATTGGTGA
- the LOC107893656 gene encoding pentatricopeptide repeat-containing protein At2g33760-like (The RefSeq protein has 5 substitutions compared to this genomic sequence): protein MASFHGNQTTSSTTTLTHSPIYHSIILAGPRLKPLQQIHARIIITGLGRTRSLITKLLSFAYAAASPISYTRRLFFSIPKPDTFLFHSLITLTSKFSFPQESLLCYRRMLLANISSSNYTFSAVIKSSADLTAFSIGETIHCHVYICGYGLDAYVQAALVSFYAKSGHVMIARKVFDKMPEKTVVAWNSMISGYEQNGFGKEAVELFFLMQDLGVKPDSSTFVSLLSACAQVGAIGLGFWVHEYIARNCFDLNVVLGTALMNMYSRCGNVSKAREVFDSMEEKNIVAWTAMISGYGMHGHGSQAIELFNEMSFDGPRPNNVTFVAVLSACAHAGLVDEGRQIFTTMKQEYGLVPSVEHQVCMVDMLGRAGHLNEAYQFIKNTSPKEPAPAVWTAMLGACKMHKNFDLGVEVAEHLLSIEPENPGHYVMLSNIYALAGRMDRVEKIRNIMIRNRLKKEVGYSTIDVDHKVYLFSMGDKSHPKTNQIYLYLDELMSRCREAGYIPASESVMHEVEEEEREYALRYHSEKLAIAFGLLKTGSGVAIRIVKNLRMCEDCHTAIKYISIIANREINVRDRLRFHHFKDGSCSCQDYW, encoded by the coding sequence ATGGCAAGTTTCCATGGAAACCAAACAACTTCGTCAACCACCACCCTTACGCATTCACCAATCTACCACTCAATTATCCTAGCAGGCCCACGTCTCAAACCTCTTCAACAAATCCATGCACGGATCATCATCACCGGCTTGGGTCGTACCCGATCTCTCATCACCAAATTACTTTCTTTTGCTTACGCCGCCGCTTCACCCATTAGCTACACTCGTCGCCTCTTCTTTTCCATCCCCAAACCAGATACTTTTCTCTTTCATTCTTTAATTACTTTAACCTCTAAATTCAGTTTCCCTCAAGAATCCCTTCTCTGCTATCGCCGGATGTTATTAGCCAATATTTCATCTTCAAATTACACATTCTCCGCTGTGATTAAATCTTCTGCCGATTTAACGGCTTTTAGTATAGGCGAAACTATTCATTGTCATGTTTACATTTGTGGGTACGGTTTGGATGCTTATGTTCAAGCTGCTCTTGTGAGTTTTTATGCTAAATCTGGTCATGTGATGATTGCCCGTAAAGTTTTTGATAAAATGCCTGAGAAAACAGTGGTAGCTTGGAATTCGATGATCTCAGGATATGAGCAGAATGGATTTGGAAAAGAAGCAGTTGAGTTGTTTTTTTTGATGCAAGATTTGGGAGTTAAACCGGATTCCTCAACATTTGTTAGTTTGTTATCTGCTTGTGCTCAGGTAGGTGCAATTGGTTTAGGCTTTTGGGTGCATGAGTATATTGCTAGAAACTGTTTTGATCTGAATGTGGTGCTTGGTACcgcattgatgaatatgtattcGAGATGCGGAAATGTTAGCAAAGCAAGAGAAGTTTTTGATTCAATGGAGGAAAAGAATATTGTTGCTTGGACTGCTATGATTTCAGGGTATGGAATGCATGGTCATGGCAGCCAAGCGATTGAGCTGTTCAATGAAATGAGTTTTGATGGTCCACGACCCAATAATGTTACATTTGTTGCGGTCTTGTCGGCTTGTGCTCATGCAGGGCTCGTAGATGAAGGGCGCCAGATATTTACCACCATGAAGCAGGAGTATGGATTGGTGCCATCAGTGGAGCATCAGGTTTGTATGGTGGATATGCTTGGGCGTGCCGGACACTTGAACGAAGCATATCAGTTTATCAAAAACACATCACCTAAAGAGCCAGCTCCAGCAGTCTGGACCGCGATGCTTGGGGCTTGCAAGATGCATAAAAATTTCGATCTTGGAGTAGAAGTGGCAGAGCATCTTTTAAGCATCGAGCCTGAAAATCCTGGCCATTATGTAATGCTTTCGAATATCTATGCATTAGCTGGTAGGATGGATCGAGTGGAAAAGATCCGAAACATAATGATAAGAAATCGTTTGAAGAAGGAAGTTGGTTATAGCACAATAGATGTTGATCATAAGGTTTATTCATTTAGCATGGGTGACAAGTCCCATCCCGAGTCAAATCAAATTTATCTGTATTTAGATGAGTTGATGAGTAGGTGCAGAGAAGCTGGCTATATACCGGCATCTGAATCTGTGATGCATGAAGTGGAAGAAGAGGAGAGGGAATATGCCCTTAGATATCACAGTGAGAAGCTCGCAATAGCATTAGGACTATTAAAAACCGGCCCCGGTGTGGCCATCAGGATTGTCAAGAACCTTCGAATGTGCGAGGACTGTCACACTGCTATTAAATATATCTCAATTATTGCTAATAGAGAGATTAACGTTCGTGATAGACTTCggtttcatcattttaaagatGGCTCGTGCTCTTGTCAAGACTATTGGTGA